The proteins below are encoded in one region of Deinococcus metalli:
- the mutY gene encoding A/G-specific adenine glycosylase, translating to MTPFTPATPPADLRRALLAWFDARGRDLPWRRGPEGARDPYRVWVAEILLQQTQVVRGLHYYDRFLAAFPDVHALAAASEDAVLKAWEGCGYYARARNLRRAAQHVAAEGFPSTYDGWLALPGVGPYTAAAISSLACGEARAVNDGNVRRVLARVHGEERPTEAWVQARADALLDPARPGAWNEAVMDLGATVCTPRSPHCAECPLAAACAARASGHPETYPAPKVRPAVQDVHAVALLIGDEERAVLERRSGSLLGGLMGLPTEPLAAGEAAADALARVCARLGARPGPLLGQVTHTMTHRRVTLHVYAADADAPRQSVAQAALSRLDVKALALPAARRGSLFAG from the coding sequence GTGACGCCGTTTACGCCCGCCACGCCGCCCGCCGACCTGCGCCGGGCGCTGCTCGCGTGGTTCGACGCGCGGGGCCGTGACCTGCCGTGGCGGCGCGGGCCGGAGGGCGCGCGTGATCCGTACCGCGTGTGGGTCGCGGAGATCCTGCTCCAGCAAACGCAGGTGGTGCGCGGGCTGCACTACTACGACCGCTTCCTGGCCGCCTTCCCGGACGTGCACGCCCTGGCCGCCGCGTCGGAGGACGCCGTGCTGAAGGCCTGGGAGGGCTGCGGGTACTACGCCCGTGCCCGCAACCTGCGCCGGGCCGCGCAGCACGTGGCCGCCGAGGGCTTCCCGAGCACCTACGACGGCTGGCTGGCGCTGCCGGGCGTGGGGCCGTACACGGCCGCCGCGATCAGCAGCCTGGCGTGCGGTGAGGCGCGCGCCGTGAACGACGGCAACGTGCGGCGGGTGCTGGCGCGCGTGCACGGCGAGGAGAGGCCCACGGAGGCGTGGGTGCAGGCCCGCGCGGACGCCCTGCTCGACCCGGCGCGGCCCGGCGCGTGGAACGAGGCGGTCATGGACCTGGGCGCGACCGTGTGCACGCCCCGGTCGCCCCACTGCGCCGAGTGTCCGCTCGCCGCCGCCTGCGCCGCGCGCGCCAGCGGCCACCCCGAGACCTACCCCGCCCCGAAGGTGCGCCCCGCCGTGCAGGACGTGCACGCGGTCGCCTTGCTGATCGGCGACGAGGAGCGGGCGGTGCTGGAGCGGCGCAGCGGCTCGCTGCTCGGCGGCCTGATGGGGCTGCCCACCGAGCCGCTGGCCGCCGGCGAGGCCGCGGCAGACGCGCTGGCCCGCGTGTGCGCGCGGCTGGGCGCGCGGCCGGGACCACTGCTCGGGCAGGTGACGCACACCATGACGCACCGCCGCGTGACCCTGCACGTCTACGCCGCCGACGCGGACGCCCCGCGCCAGAGCGTCGCGCAGGCCGCGCTGTCCCGCCTGGACGTCAAGGCGCTGGCCCTGCCGGCGGCCCGGCGGGGCTCGCTGTTCGCCGGATGA
- a CDS encoding GNAT family N-acetyltransferase: protein MTPFTVRRLRPGDEAALAAVARDETDFTGEDPSPPLNVEDARAYLSDPHVWHWHADDASGQPVGFLMAYVHRQRHGEARHVMFEEIGVREGWRRRGVGRALVDALHAQMRAEGVALVWVLADNDVAQAFYEDAGYAVTDLQGVMLEREV from the coding sequence ATGACGCCCTTCACCGTCCGCCGCCTGCGCCCCGGCGACGAGGCCGCGCTCGCGGCCGTGGCCCGCGACGAGACCGACTTCACCGGCGAGGACCCCAGCCCGCCCCTGAATGTGGAGGACGCCCGCGCGTACCTGAGCGATCCGCACGTGTGGCACTGGCACGCCGACGACGCGTCCGGGCAGCCCGTGGGCTTCCTGATGGCGTACGTACACCGGCAGCGGCACGGGGAGGCGCGGCACGTGATGTTCGAGGAGATCGGCGTGCGTGAGGGCTGGCGGCGGCGGGGCGTGGGCCGCGCGCTGGTGGACGCCCTGCACGCCCAGATGCGCGCCGAGGGCGTGGCGCTGGTGTGGGTGCTGGCCGACAACGACGTGGCACAGGCCTTCTACGAGGACGCCGGCTACGCGGTCACGGACCTTCAGGGCGTGATGCTGGAGCGGGAGGTCTGA
- a CDS encoding helix-turn-helix transcriptional regulator translates to MVAKSGRPAAPTLYNRLPVLRAERGLSRQELAAAVDVNYQTIGYLERGEYAPSLDLALRLSEFFALPVEAIFSRTPFAPLSAQVYGGQV, encoded by the coding sequence ATGGTCGCTAAGTCGGGCCGGCCCGCCGCCCCCACCCTCTACAACCGGCTGCCGGTGCTGCGCGCCGAACGCGGGCTGTCCCGGCAGGAACTCGCGGCGGCTGTGGACGTCAATTACCAGACCATCGGCTACCTGGAACGGGGCGAATACGCGCCCAGCCTGGACCTCGCTCTGCGCCTCAGCGAGTTCTTCGCCCTTCCGGTCGAGGCGATCTTTTCGCGCACGCCGTTCGCTCCCCTGAGCGCGCAGGTCTATGGAGGTCAGGTATGA
- a CDS encoding ketosteroid isomerase-related protein: MTDDTAKLIRAYYAAFNADDAAGMLALLTDDVRHDINEGGTETGQAAFRAFLARMDEHYRERAEDVTVMVSGDGTRAAAEFTIHGTYLKTDGDLPAAAGQTYALPVGAFFEIRGGKIARVTNYYNLADWSRQVGAGTAGA, encoded by the coding sequence ATGACCGACGATACCGCGAAGCTCATCCGGGCGTACTACGCCGCGTTCAACGCCGACGACGCCGCCGGCATGCTGGCCCTGCTGACGGACGACGTCCGCCACGACATCAACGAGGGCGGCACCGAGACCGGGCAGGCCGCCTTCCGCGCCTTCCTGGCGCGCATGGACGAGCATTACCGCGAGCGCGCCGAGGACGTGACCGTGATGGTCAGCGGGGACGGCACGCGCGCCGCCGCCGAGTTCACGATCCACGGCACGTACCTGAAGACCGACGGCGACCTGCCCGCGGCGGCCGGTCAGACGTACGCCCTGCCGGTCGGGGCGTTCTTCGAGATCAGGGGCGGCAAGATCGCGCGGGTGACGAACTACTACAACCTCGCGGATTGGTCGCGGCAGGTGGGCGCGGGGACGGCGGGCGCTTGA
- a CDS encoding isoprenyl transferase has translation MTRTPVKAAVRTLQRARTAARGALLWGYEQRLAREVAAHGRLPRHLGLILDGNRRYARAAGIQRELGHSFGADKAHEVLQWCLELGIPAATIWVLSTDNASRDKDEIAHILMLLEQEARNLATDPRIHANGVRVRAIGQHDQFPPTVLAALRDLEEKTAHYQGMRLNIAVGYGGREEIVDAVKAHLLSQARAGAGLDEVARSLRPDDISAHLYTADTPDPDFIIRTSGEIRLSGFMLWQSVYSEYYFCDVYWPGFRRVDFLRALRDFQGRDRRFGK, from the coding sequence ATGACCAGGACACCCGTGAAAGCTGCCGTCCGGACGCTGCAGAGGGCGCGGACCGCGGCGCGCGGCGCCCTGCTGTGGGGCTACGAGCAGCGGCTGGCGCGCGAGGTCGCGGCGCACGGCCGGCTGCCCCGGCACCTGGGCCTGATCCTCGACGGCAACCGCCGCTACGCCCGCGCGGCCGGCATCCAGCGGGAACTGGGGCACTCCTTCGGCGCCGACAAGGCTCACGAGGTGTTGCAGTGGTGCCTGGAACTCGGCATTCCGGCCGCGACCATCTGGGTGCTGTCCACCGACAACGCCAGCCGCGACAAGGACGAGATCGCGCACATCCTGATGCTGCTGGAGCAGGAGGCGCGCAACCTCGCGACCGATCCGCGCATCCACGCCAACGGCGTGCGGGTGCGGGCCATCGGGCAGCACGACCAGTTCCCGCCGACCGTGCTGGCCGCCCTGCGCGACCTGGAGGAGAAGACCGCGCACTACCAGGGCATGCGTCTGAACATCGCGGTCGGCTACGGCGGGCGCGAGGAGATCGTGGACGCCGTCAAGGCGCACCTGCTCAGCCAGGCGCGGGCCGGCGCGGGCCTGGACGAGGTGGCCCGTTCCCTGCGCCCCGACGACATCAGCGCGCACCTGTACACCGCCGACACGCCCGACCCGGACTTCATCATCCGGACCAGCGGCGAGATCCGGCTGTCGGGCTTCATGCTGTGGCAGAGCGTGTACTCGGAGTACTACTTCTGCGACGTGTACTGGCCGGGTTTCCGGCGCGTGGACTTCCTGCGCGCCCTGCGCGACTTCCAGGGCCGCGACCGCCGCTTCGGTAAGTGA
- a CDS encoding GNAT family N-acetyltransferase, producing MSLSVESVSGPQLAPFLPALARLRIEVFREYPYLYDGSAAYEETYLRPLLDTPDALIVLARDGEEIVGASSALPLTQETEALRAPLHPPEFDPADILYLGESVLRAEYRGRGLGHAFFDHREAHARRLGLGTTAFCAVQRPEDHPARPHPYRTLHAFWAARGYVERPDLTTTLSWQDVGDHVETPKPMTYWIRAD from the coding sequence TTGAGCCTGAGCGTCGAATCGGTGAGCGGCCCCCAGCTCGCGCCGTTTCTGCCCGCACTGGCGCGGCTGCGCATCGAGGTGTTCCGCGAGTACCCGTACCTGTACGACGGCAGCGCCGCCTACGAGGAGACGTACCTGCGCCCGCTGCTGGACACGCCAGACGCGCTGATCGTGCTGGCCCGCGACGGCGAGGAGATCGTGGGCGCGAGCAGCGCCCTGCCACTGACGCAGGAGACCGAGGCCCTGCGCGCGCCGCTGCACCCGCCGGAGTTCGACCCGGCGGACATCCTGTACCTGGGCGAGAGCGTCCTGAGGGCCGAGTACCGCGGGCGCGGCCTGGGACACGCCTTCTTCGACCACCGCGAGGCGCACGCCCGGCGGCTGGGTCTGGGCACCACCGCCTTCTGCGCGGTGCAGCGCCCGGAGGATCACCCCGCACGGCCCCACCCCTACCGCACGCTGCACGCCTTCTGGGCGGCGCGCGGCTACGTCGAGCGCCCGGACCTGACGACCACCCTGTCGTGGCAGGACGTGGGCGACCACGTCGAGACGCCCAAACCCATGACCTACTGGATCAGGGCGGACTGA